The nucleotide sequence GGTTCTGGATATTGGAAGTGTTTTTGAAGGGTTTgaggttttttgttttagtggggttttgtttttgtttatgtttcttCACATCCTGAAATTCGATTTTTGGTACAGTTAATAATTCGATACTGGGAACTGAGTTGTAAGTTATTGGAGTTGGGGTTAGTTGGTGGTTTCAGTTCATGGTTTGTGTTCAGGATTGTAGATACGAGGAGCCGAAATTAAGGTTGTCGGAGTTGGGGTTTGGTCGGTTTCTGTTGCGCATCCCCGTGCACTAGGCAAAATGGGAAGCAATGGGGTTGACCATCCATTGAAACATTTGGAAGAGGAAGGCGGTAGCAGCCAAGGACAGAGTAAGGATTTTCTGTTAAGTTGTCGAATTTATGATTCGGTGGAAATGGATAACAAGTATTCAAATGAACGATTGGTTGCAGGTTGTTTTCAGCAGGAGAGGAATCAGAAGACAAATTCTTCACGGCCTTCTCCAGTTTTAGAGATTTTTCAGGCAAAAGAGTTCAATGTTGGTTCTTCACCTCGGAGAGGTTAGTGCCCCCACGTATTCCGAGTTATAGTTGTTTTTGTTATCTGTAATGCATCGAGGGACAAAAAATGAAGCTTTTCCTTGACGAGAGACCAGGTTCTTACTCTTCTGGTTGAACTTGAACTATAGTTTGACAACGTGGAATTACTTAATATTTAGCCAAGAAACTTTCTATTAACACCAATGAACCAAAATGTGTTAAGCTTTATTGCCTATACAATGCGGAAAGGAGCTTCCCGTCTTAGCTTAAACTTCAAGAGTATATTGCCAGGATGTTAGTTGTGCACTTTAGTTTAGTAATCAGTCATTACTTAGTGACGTCACTGAGGTGTAAATAAGTCATGGAATTTGGAATTTAGATGACCGGACTGATATTCTAGAGCGATACTGAAAAAGAAACGAAATGACGGATTGAAGTAGAAGAATAGTTCTTAAAATATTCATGTTGTCTAAATTGTGGAAATACTTCAGATCCTAAACTATGATTATGTCCACTATTGTTGTTGGTGTTTCAGTGAACCATAGGATGATGTGATCATGATCCAAACTGATAGTCTAATTAGTCCAATGATGTGATCATGCCTACCCCAGATGTTACTGGACTTTAATGCCATACTGGGATCCATTTAAATATGTATTTATGTTTCTTTTGTTCTGGTGTTTATCTAATATTTTCTCACCGATACATACGGTTGGACCATTCAATCACGGCACCAATTGGCACTCCCAAAGGTTTGCTGATTGAGGATTATGAGATTAGATTCCCTAGATCCAGGATGGAGAGGAAGGGAAGGCATGACTTAAAGCTGGATAGACTGTCAGAGCGTGAAAAGGTAGATACTATTATATGCGTGGTTGTTTGATCCCATTCCTGCGTTTGCTTATAAATTTTGATCTTCCAACTTTCAGAACTAGAAACATATTTGTTGGACTAGTTTCCTTCATGAAATTGCAACTTCATGCTGAAGAGATGTGTGCCAAATGTTGTCCCCTAAATTTGTTTGCGAAACATGGGTGTATGACAGACCCTGTCTTACACAGTATCTTGTACTGTTTCAGTACCTGATAATAGTGACATAAATTGAGTTATAATCTAGTGGCTCCAACCACTGAGGTTGCTAGTTATCCTCCATCCCACTCCCCCTTCCCCCAATTCCTTATAAACATAATTTTGGATTGCAGAtggtttatttgattttatacATTCTTATGGTTCATTCTCTTCTTGGTTGATCATTGCTTTTCTTGTTTTGGTTTTCAGAGAAAACTGATTGTTGAGATGGTCAAGATACAAAACGATGGAACAGTAGAAGTTGATTTGGGAAAAAATGCACCTGTTGCCTCTGAGTTCTTAGAGCTCCAGACTGTCGAAGATGTGCCCATCAATCTTGATGACACGCCTTCCAATACCATCAAGTCAATTCCAAGGTTGAAAATTTGCATACTTGTGGTTGGAACAAGAGGAGATGTACAGCCTTTCCTGGCTATGGCAAAGAGATTTCAGGCATGTTTAACATAACCATATGACTTCTTTTTGTTGTGTGAATGATTTACCTTTGTTGGCACTTATTTCTTACCTTTCCCCTAGTTGTATGTAATTTTAATATCATGGTTTGTTTTCCTTGTGGAAGAACTAGCTTCCTTCCAAAAAATCGACTTTCATCAATTTACGTTACATTTATGGTCCATGAAACCTTGAAATAATTTGTTGTCAATTTACATTCAGTGTGCTCTTGTTATACATGTTGTCATCGTACAGGTGTGCATTTTATTCTTAATGTACGGTTTTTTAAGAAAGTACCAATATCATTGATATCTTTCCGGTTAGGTATTGTTTTGTTGGTCCAATGAGTGCATTCTAAAGATTAGTTTTGTACCACTCTTTTGAAATATATAGCACATAGGTCATAATTCTTTGGGCTAACAGGATGCGGAGAGGTTAATAATTGTAACTTTGTCCTTGTTACAAAATAGTTATAACTCTTACCTGCAGAGATAGACCATGCTTGATGCTAGTACTTATAATAAATTTTAGGTATCAGTGTCACTGATATATTCCTATGTTTCTTGTATGTTTTATTGATTGTAGATGGTTTTATGTTTTCTTGCAGGAGTTTGGCCATCATGTTAGGTTGGCAACTCATGTGAACTTCAGCTCTTTTGTGAAGTCGGCTGGTGTAGACTTTTATCCATTGGGTGGTGATCCTCGTGTTTTGGCAGGATGTAAGAGGTCCTTAATATTGaaagtactttttttttattaataatatttcCCAATTtatctcttttttatttattttttatttatttatttattttgtggcGATATTGTTGGTAGCACTTCCTATGTCTCTGTCTATTTTGCCAATGTGTTGTCTGTTTATATGTGGTTCTTTAGACTTACTGTTTTTCTGGCTCGTGCTCTCTCTGCTgttatctttctctttctctcagcTGAACCTTAATTCCAACAAATTTTCTTAAAGTTAAACTGTAAAAGTTTGTGTGAAAGCTGGAGTTATTTGAATATTGACTTCCTTAAATTAACTAACTTCTATTCTTTTAGCCAAAATTTGATATTTCTAGAGCTTAGAACTCTCATTCACGTCATCATTTAGACTCTAAATATGTTTATTGTTCTCAAATTCTCCCCTTAAGTTTATTGAATAACTGAAATTTAGTGCCTTTTAATTTTAGATATGGCCAGAAATAAAGGTCTCATTCCATCCGGCCGAGCAGAAATATTGATACAAAGAAAGCAACTGAAGGCAATTATTGAATCTCTTCTTCCAGCATGCACAGAACCAGATATAGAAACTGGTGTGCCCTTTAAGGCACAGGCAATTGTTGCAAACCCTCCTGCTTATGGTGAGTTAGTACAAGTGGAATATTTAATGTCCTTCAATTGAATTATGTTTCTGGTAAATCAGTATGTATTACAGTTTACAAAAGGTTTTACGATGAACTCTTAttcacaattaaattaaaaagttgTGTTGTTAGATTCTTGTGTCTTACGTCATCTTTCATTGTTGGACCTTCCCGCTTCAATCAAAGATTAATTAAATCATTATAATAGACCCTCCCTTGTAGTTGGTCCTGTTGAGCTTGAAATCAGAATATTGATCCAGGACTGAAGGACTGTACTGGTCGGAACTCGGAAGCCACGTGCTGAAATATTTAGTTAGCAAAAGGTTTAAACCCTTATTATGGGACCTTTGTAGTAACTAGATCTGTCCTTCAAAGAAAATTGCTTTCATCAAATATGTCAGTCACTCCATTTGTGGATCTGCCATTAGAAAATGAGTGTGTGAAAATATAAAGTGTGATTAATGAACTTATTCTACATCTgcatcttttcttcttttatcaAGTAAAAAGATGTAGTTCAATCGTGAGAAACTTCTTTGATTATGTGATATGGGTTGCAGGACATGCTCATGTTGCAGAAGCTCTTGGAGTACCCCTTCATATTTTCTTCACAATGCCATGGACGTAAGTTTTGACCACTTCTTTTCTTGCATTCTTTTGATAGAGTAATTGTCCTCTTGGCAGACGCTATGACTTGTTAAGTTAGTCATTCAATCTGGACCACTCATTCGAACAGGAACCCACTTGAAGAGTTCTTCAAATTGACAATCTGGAAACATTCTAGAGTTTCTGAAATGTTTCCCGgtatacataataacatatacAGTTCAATTCTAGTAAGATTCTAAGAAGGGAGGCAAGTCAGGCTGTGATCCTAATAGTTTGGTCCTGgattaaaacacttttacagATGGGATTACAATGCTCTGATTTGGAGTCTTTTAGTCTTCACCAATAAGAGATATCTAGGATTATGGATTACCTCTTTAAGTTTCTTCATTAGATCGATCTTAGCAAGCGTCAAGCATATACAAGTATAATTGATCCATTTATACCATTCGGAAGCAGAAAAGGTAGAAACTCTCTTGGTCACATGGATTGCATTGGTGTTTCAAGTTGACAtgaataaaattacaaaataaaagatattTAAGGAAGCTTGAAAGAAATATTATGTTCTTATTCTTGTTTTCACTTTTCAGAAGTATATTATGTCTTGAATGCTGGTTTATTTTGcgagaaactctcttctatgtTGTGCCATCTAACGTAGCCTTCTATAGACAGGCCTACTTATGAATTTCCTCACCCACTGGCACGTGTACCTCAAAGTGCTGGTTATTGGGTATGCGATTTGTTTGGTATTTacttctatttattttattgtcaTATGTTTGAACCACTGGACTAATTGATGACAAATCTAATCCTATTTCTCTTTGCCACATAGATTTCATACATTATTGTGGATTTACTGATATGGTGGGGTATTCGGGGATATATAAATGACTTCAGAAAAAAGAAGTTGAAGCTTTCTCCTATTGCATACTTCAGCACATACCATGGATCAATATCTCATTTGCCTACAGGCTATATGTGGAGTCCTCACGTTGTGCCAAAGCCAAGTGGTAAGTAATTCGATATTAATTATTCTCTTCTACCGGTAGTATATttgttggaacttggaaggtTTTGACGTCGTATGATATATGCAGATTGGGGATCTCTTGTGGATGTCGTTGGTTATTGTTTCTTAAACCTTGGGTCGAAGTATCAACCTCAAGATGAGTTTGTTGAATGGATTCAGAAAGGGCCCAAACCTATATATATTGGCTTTGGAAGCATGGTATATGATCTCACTTAAATTATGTGTAAAGTGATTAAAACTGCAGTGTGTAttcctgttttcttttttatttatttattttaaactttATGTTATCATGTGCAAAGTTCATATAACTTTCCATATCAAAAAACTTAGTCGAAGATGGAAGGATTGGTAGGACTATCTTCAATAACTCTGATTTGATCGTTAGGAAAGTTCATATAACTTTCGTGCAGATTAGCCTTGTTCCTTGACAATTGACGGTTATCTCGTCTAgtaatatatttattttctgcTAGATAATTTAGAGGGCTCTTTGAGTACCTTGATAATAATACCAATCAATTCCATAAACATCGATGTCTCAATCGTTGCAGATAGTGTAGAACTGAATTTTCTACCTCTAGATATTTTCTGTCTTGACCCAGAATCAGGATGACAGCTTATGGACGTAATTAAGTCCAATTTTCTTCTGAAGAGGGTGCTTCTTTATCAATGTGGGTTAATGGTTGGATACGTATAATTGTGGCTGATGACTTATTTCTTGAGTTGGTTTAATACTTTGATTTTTATCTTtatttctgtaaaaaaaaattcctataaTAATTTAGATTCATGGCTGATAAAATCATGTTTTCATCCTGAGTTTTGAAAAGATTAGAACCTAAAACTTTGCCTGTTTTTTGTTAAGCCGCTCGATGATCCCAAGAAAACTACGAATATTATATTGGAGGCGTTGAAAGATACAGGACAGAGAGGAATAATTGATAGAGGTTGGGGAGACCTGGGTAATGGTAAGTGTCTATTCTTTTTTCAATTAGATCTCATTCTTTAACCTGTTCTAGGAAATTCCACTGTATGGGTTAAATTGTTTGTCAAGTATTACGTGCTTTGGTTTGTCAATTCATGTGCCTGTTGATATAGCACTTGACTATATCACCATATtatggctctctctctctctctatgttaAATTTGGATGTCCTTGATATCTTTTGAATTTCAGTTGACTGAtcctgttaatttttgtaatcgCTGTCCAATTACATGTTTGTTATAAGGGTATTTTAAACCAAAAACAGGAAAAAAGACAAGCTGTTCTAGTTGCTTTacttaaaataatgaaaaaccATCTGATATATTTTCCTCTAATTTGGTTTGCGTGTTGCAGTTACAGAAGCATCCAATAATGTTTTCCTCTTGGAGGACAGCCCTCATGATTGGCTATTTCCTCAATGTTCAGCTGTGGTATGCCGTATTTTATGGTTTCACCTTTTTGTTCGGTTTTAACTAATTATCACTCATGTAACCTGCACAGCGATTGgacattttttttgtaaaccAGTTGTGGATGTTGATTTTTACTGCATGATTTTAAAAGCTGTACTATCGTAAATATGCAGGTTCATCATGGTGGTGCTGGGACTACAGCTACAGGATTGAGAGCTGGGGTAATGTTCTTTTCAGTCAGAGTGGTCGTTCTAATATCATTTATTTCTGGGAGAATGGATGCTTTGTCTTTCaccattgtatttttttttgttggatattATCTAATTGCACTATTTTACAATATACAGTGTCCAACAACCATAGTGCCGTTCTTTGGCGATCAGTTCTTCTGGGGTGATAGGATACATGAGAAAGGCttggggcctgtaccaataccTATTTCTCAGCTCAGTGTTGAGAACCTTTCAAATGCTATTAGATTCATGCTGGAGCCAGAGGTATTACTGCACCAATACCTATTTCtcgttttcaaaattatttgtttatcaTATACAATAaccaagccttatcccactaagtggtgTATGCCGTGCCTTATCGAAGTAATTCTACTAATTCTTTCAAACTTGTGACAACTTAATATTGCTATTCATCCTTAGTATTTCTTCCTTATTGAATCAAACTCCTTGTAACTGTCTCTATAGATTTTATTCACAGAGCAATTACACGTGAATGAGAGTGTGAGTGGTGTGTTTTGATTGGTCAGTGATAGACAACCAATGAACCCCAAAAGATTAAACTgttaattaatgagctaacgATGCATTAGCTAACAAGTCAGAATGTGTGAAGCCTTGTGACTATACTTTTAACAGGAATAGCATTAGCTGAAACGTTACCAGGTTAGATTAAATCCGTTCCTTTcttgttttcatgttttttttttctcaattagCATTTATGTTGTTCACTTTGTTTATTAAAATCTGATTGCACCAAAAGACAGCCTTCAGGAGTGCACAAACTACTGAAAATAGGAAACACTACTCAGAATTTATACTGTACCACAAAAAACATAATGCGGACAGCATGAGAACACACTGAGAAGAACCAGA is from Malus sylvestris chromosome 5, drMalSylv7.2, whole genome shotgun sequence and encodes:
- the LOC126621798 gene encoding sterol 3-beta-glucosyltransferase UGT80B1-like; translated protein: MGSNGVDHPLKHLEEEGGSSQGQSCFQQERNQKTNSSRPSPVLEIFQAKEFNVGSSPRRGLLIEDYEIRFPRSRMERKGRHDLKLDRLSEREKRKLIVEMVKIQNDGTVEVDLGKNAPVASEFLELQTVEDVPINLDDTPSNTIKSIPRLKICILVVGTRGDVQPFLAMAKRFQEFGHHVRLATHVNFSSFVKSAGVDFYPLGGDPRVLAGYMARNKGLIPSGRAEILIQRKQLKAIIESLLPACTEPDIETGVPFKAQAIVANPPAYGHAHVAEALGVPLHIFFTMPWTPTYEFPHPLARVPQSAGYWISYIIVDLLIWWGIRGYINDFRKKKLKLSPIAYFSTYHGSISHLPTGYMWSPHVVPKPSDWGSLVDVVGYCFLNLGSKYQPQDEFVEWIQKGPKPIYIGFGSMPLDDPKKTTNIILEALKDTGQRGIIDRGWGDLGNVTEASNNVFLLEDSPHDWLFPQCSAVVHHGGAGTTATGLRAGCPTTIVPFFGDQFFWGDRIHEKGLGPVPIPISQLSVENLSNAIRFMLEPEVKSRVLEIAKLIENEDGVAAAVDAFHRQLPPELPLQPASSEEDELPSPMVLLFLQLQKWSCLPFGM